The proteins below are encoded in one region of Fodinibius salinus:
- a CDS encoding S1 family peptidase, producing MKNVLLLILIGSLATGCSSTSNVSDNVERQAKSKYYTSAFPSQGTSQYLKRAERSILRILSTAHYQNYYFKNPRITLNDIKTNDLSKIADSQVSTENSSAGTAIVLQQNKDRSLLITCSHVVTSPDTTINYFKGDNIITNKYIKSIKIKQQQSDIGFDGQKVNQFNIIASDRFVDLAMLTIQSEKAEFSKASLPFDIGNSRNLQAGSFLYILGFPKGYPMVTRGIVSKFTDTESHLLTSDAIFNPGISGGLVLASKDNYKTLDWVGMARSASVSTERILVPRPDSSKSDTAIKPYTGTPYIVPKKRISYGITQVVPSYFIAEFINDHQKEITKQGFSYSVDVGL from the coding sequence ATGAAAAATGTACTGCTTCTCATCTTGATTGGCAGTTTAGCCACTGGCTGCTCCAGTACTTCAAATGTATCTGATAATGTTGAAAGACAGGCAAAATCTAAATATTACACCAGTGCGTTCCCATCTCAAGGTACCTCGCAGTATCTTAAAAGAGCTGAAAGGTCAATTTTACGCATACTATCCACCGCCCATTACCAAAATTATTATTTCAAGAATCCTCGCATTACACTGAATGATATAAAGACGAATGATTTGTCAAAAATTGCTGATAGTCAGGTATCCACTGAAAACAGTTCGGCCGGCACTGCTATTGTATTGCAACAAAATAAAGACCGTTCATTACTAATCACGTGCTCCCACGTGGTCACCTCACCTGATACTACCATCAATTATTTCAAAGGTGACAATATCATAACCAACAAGTACATCAAATCAATCAAAATTAAGCAACAACAAAGTGATATAGGTTTCGATGGTCAAAAAGTAAACCAATTCAATATCATTGCGTCAGATCGTTTTGTGGACCTAGCAATGTTAACAATTCAAAGTGAGAAAGCTGAGTTTTCGAAAGCTTCTTTGCCTTTCGATATAGGGAATTCCAGAAATTTACAAGCAGGATCATTTCTTTATATTCTTGGTTTTCCCAAAGGGTACCCAATGGTTACGCGGGGTATTGTTAGCAAATTTACTGATACTGAAAGCCACCTTCTTACCAGCGATGCCATTTTTAACCCAGGCATAAGCGGTGGATTAGTATTAGCAAGTAAAGACAACTACAAAACGCTTGACTGGGTGGGTATGGCACGTTCTGCTTCTGTCTCCACAGAACGAATATTGGTTCCGCGTCCCGATTCTTCGAAATCTGATACTGCCATTAAACCATATACTGGCACTCCCTACATTGTTCCTAAAAAACGAATTTCGTATGGTATCACTCAGGTAGTACCCAGTTATTTTATCGCTGAGTTTATTAATGACCACCAAAAAGAAATTACTAAACAAGGTTTTAGCTATTCTGTTGATGTTGGATTATAA
- a CDS encoding cation:proton antiporter: MSANLLIGITSILVFGIGAQWLAWKTKLPAILLLLISGILAGPVFNLLDPDLLMGDLLTPFISVSVAIILFEGGLSLRFSELKDVGSVIGKLVTVGVVITWVISGFAAYYIFDFGMELSILLGAILVVTGPTVIIPLLRQVRPSGQVGSILKWEGIVIDPIGAMLAVLVFEVILSTSFSAATSVAIMSIVKTIFFGTIVGLAGAALIYFLLKRHLLPDYLQNPVNLMVVVAVFTISHMLQHESGLWATTLMGIALANQKTARINHIVEFKENLRVLLLSALFILLAARVELSNLLASLNWGIVLFLVILIVIARPLSVYISTLFSEVNWREKLFLSWMAPRGVVAASISSIFAIQLAANGFEKANQLVPIVFIVIISTVIIYGIPAAWVARKLGVAKPVPNGVLILGAHKWSLKIAETIKNEGFKVLVADSNWKNTAKAKSRGLETYQGNILSELALEELDLDGVGRMLSLTPNDEVNSLAALRFGEIFGRSHVFQLAPNTQGHSDNKDVTSHLSGRLLFHDALNFERISKIISQKGSISVQKITDELSFEEFKEQNDNFIIPLFVIASNHVIKPFTVDNPPGTTSGDKVFYVSIEEEMQQELQTADATTLN, encoded by the coding sequence ATGAGCGCTAATTTACTTATCGGAATAACGAGCATTCTCGTCTTTGGTATCGGGGCACAATGGTTGGCCTGGAAAACTAAACTACCGGCTATACTGCTTTTATTGATTTCAGGCATTTTGGCAGGGCCCGTTTTTAACCTGCTGGATCCTGATCTGCTCATGGGCGATCTGCTAACACCCTTTATCTCAGTTTCTGTAGCTATTATTCTTTTTGAGGGAGGCTTAAGTCTTCGATTCTCGGAATTGAAAGATGTTGGAAGTGTCATCGGAAAACTCGTCACTGTCGGTGTCGTCATCACTTGGGTTATCTCTGGCTTTGCAGCTTATTATATTTTTGATTTTGGAATGGAACTGTCCATTCTGCTGGGAGCCATACTTGTGGTTACCGGCCCTACGGTTATTATTCCATTACTGCGACAGGTTCGTCCCTCAGGACAAGTGGGGTCCATCCTAAAATGGGAAGGAATCGTAATTGACCCTATTGGCGCTATGTTAGCGGTACTTGTATTTGAAGTGATTTTGAGTACTAGTTTTTCGGCGGCTACCAGCGTAGCTATCATGAGTATCGTTAAAACTATTTTCTTTGGTACCATTGTTGGTCTTGCCGGTGCCGCATTAATTTACTTTTTACTAAAACGACACCTACTGCCCGACTATCTGCAAAACCCGGTTAATTTAATGGTGGTGGTGGCCGTTTTTACCATATCGCACATGCTGCAACACGAATCCGGCTTGTGGGCTACTACACTTATGGGGATTGCGCTCGCTAACCAAAAAACAGCACGCATTAATCATATTGTTGAATTTAAAGAAAACCTGCGTGTACTACTGCTTTCTGCCCTCTTTATATTGCTCGCTGCCCGAGTAGAACTCAGTAACCTGCTAGCCAGCTTAAACTGGGGAATAGTACTTTTTCTGGTGATTCTCATTGTTATTGCACGCCCGCTTTCAGTCTATATCTCAACCTTATTTTCTGAAGTTAACTGGCGCGAAAAATTATTCCTTTCCTGGATGGCTCCCCGCGGTGTAGTTGCTGCTTCAATTTCTTCTATTTTTGCTATCCAACTGGCAGCAAACGGCTTTGAAAAAGCCAACCAGTTAGTACCCATTGTTTTCATTGTCATCATCAGTACGGTAATTATATACGGTATCCCGGCAGCATGGGTGGCCCGAAAGCTGGGCGTAGCCAAACCAGTACCCAATGGGGTTCTTATACTGGGTGCACATAAGTGGTCTTTAAAAATTGCAGAAACAATTAAGAATGAAGGATTCAAAGTTCTCGTTGCCGACTCAAACTGGAAAAATACAGCTAAAGCTAAATCAAGAGGGCTAGAAACCTATCAAGGCAACATTCTTTCTGAACTTGCCCTCGAAGAACTCGATCTGGATGGTGTAGGACGGATGCTTTCGTTAACCCCCAATGATGAGGTTAACTCACTGGCCGCACTGCGGTTTGGTGAAATTTTTGGCCGTTCTCATGTTTTTCAGCTAGCACCCAACACACAAGGCCATTCTGACAATAAAGACGTAACCAGTCATCTAAGTGGAAGACTGCTATTTCATGACGCCCTGAATTTTGAACGAATTTCAAAAATTATCTCCCAAAAAGGAAGTATATCCGTTCAAAAAATTACCGATGAATTATCATTTGAGGAATTTAAAGAACAAAATGATAATTTTATTATTCCCTTATTCGTTATTGCATCGAACCACGTTATTAAACCATTTACTGTAGATAACCCACCGGGGACTACATCTGGAGATAAAGTATTTTATGTTTCTATTGAGGAAGAGATGCAACAAGAATTACAAACAGCAGATGCTACAACTCTAAACTGA
- the nhaA gene encoding Na+/H+ antiporter NhaA, which translates to MSTSISDKIKHFFKKDSAAGMMLLFATILALVVANSPLYEMYHHLMEMHIQLGVGDLTINETVHHWINDGLMAIFFLLVGLEIKRELKYGELSTVQSALLPAVAAVGGAMIPALIYWGFNAGTANMGGWAIPMATDIAFVIGVVALLGTRVPVWAKVFVTAIAVVDDLIAVLIIAFFYTESISMVALGIAAVCLLVLLLFNYRGVNKISPYMIIGFIMWWAVLKSGVHATIAGVMLGFVMPASRGWSLERLKEYAQEGFDLFKQAEDEDMPVTKEQALNHMEETVNHAESPLHRLEHKLHFSVYFLIMPIFAFANAGVVFDPEVMGHALVSTLTWGVAIGLFVGKQIGIFGFTWILTKLGLTDLADNKETWKVVYGVALLAGIGFTMSLFIGNLSFTDFEHLEFAKIGILLGSLVSGCLGYFVLSLQPSFGADTQEPLDVPEGNEVQ; encoded by the coding sequence GTGTCAACTAGTATATCTGATAAAATAAAACATTTTTTCAAAAAAGATTCAGCAGCTGGAATGATGTTGTTGTTTGCAACCATTCTTGCCCTGGTTGTTGCTAATAGTCCGCTTTACGAAATGTATCACCATCTTATGGAGATGCATATCCAGCTGGGTGTTGGTGATTTAACTATTAATGAAACTGTTCACCACTGGATCAATGACGGTCTTATGGCCATATTTTTCTTGCTGGTTGGATTGGAGATTAAGCGAGAGCTAAAGTATGGGGAACTTTCTACTGTGCAATCAGCTTTATTGCCCGCTGTTGCAGCGGTCGGTGGTGCTATGATACCTGCTTTAATTTACTGGGGATTTAATGCCGGGACAGCAAATATGGGAGGTTGGGCAATTCCAATGGCTACCGATATTGCTTTCGTCATTGGGGTTGTAGCACTGCTAGGAACACGAGTGCCGGTGTGGGCTAAAGTATTTGTGACAGCTATCGCTGTTGTGGATGATCTTATTGCAGTGTTGATAATTGCCTTCTTTTATACTGAATCAATTAGTATGGTGGCATTGGGAATTGCAGCGGTATGCCTGCTCGTATTGCTATTATTTAACTATCGAGGAGTCAACAAAATTTCTCCGTATATGATAATTGGATTTATCATGTGGTGGGCCGTTCTTAAATCAGGTGTCCACGCAACAATTGCTGGTGTAATGTTGGGATTTGTAATGCCGGCTAGCCGAGGATGGAGCCTGGAGCGGTTGAAAGAATATGCCCAAGAAGGTTTTGACTTGTTTAAACAGGCTGAAGACGAAGATATGCCTGTTACTAAGGAGCAGGCCCTAAATCATATGGAAGAGACGGTGAATCATGCAGAATCTCCACTGCATCGCTTAGAGCATAAATTACATTTTTCGGTCTATTTTCTGATTATGCCAATCTTCGCCTTTGCTAACGCGGGGGTTGTCTTTGATCCTGAGGTGATGGGACACGCTTTAGTTTCTACCTTGACATGGGGTGTTGCTATTGGACTGTTTGTGGGTAAGCAGATAGGAATATTTGGATTTACTTGGATTCTCACCAAGTTGGGACTTACTGATTTAGCTGATAATAAGGAAACCTGGAAAGTGGTTTATGGTGTTGCTCTGCTTGCCGGAATAGGCTTTACGATGTCATTATTTATCGGCAATCTTTCGTTTACAGATTTCGAACATCTGGAGTTTGCTAAGATTGGTATCCTGTTAGGATCTCTAGTGAGTGGGTGTTTGGGATACTTTGTGCTTAGTCTTCAGCCATCTTTCGGTGCTGATACCCAAGAACCATTAGATGTACCTGAAGGTAATGAAGTGCAATAA
- a CDS encoding DUF945 domain-containing protein yields the protein MHKRYYLIGLAGLMILIVGYHFYAASQAEQQLDEAIQKQAQQHGNISAQYSSIDVTPFAADITVNDWTVIFNNHIQRANRLSFDISYLDVLNIYFGGLKYGLKNLTELNLSAIRPSYTISSGIQEVKSDTLTLSYQGNALDLIQQLTDSTNRSTNHNIKATFSGFTTVLPGNSRSSIKARHMQYQASIPPDRPLSLFNIAHQISAQNIVWSPTSSQQQKYSFIIKGLGYPTDTIPFKSFNISTSPTKKSRLKAINWILQSELALISSSGFLQTYRPIGNSAFQDTRITITDLSPSFQKTLENIETLFSFSLPKTKKGIQIPLQGTIADPSISLDN from the coding sequence ATGCATAAAAGATATTACCTCATAGGCCTTGCGGGGCTCATGATTCTTATTGTGGGCTACCATTTTTACGCCGCTTCCCAAGCCGAACAGCAACTCGACGAGGCTATACAAAAGCAGGCTCAACAACATGGGAATATCTCTGCTCAGTATTCCTCAATCGATGTCACCCCCTTTGCAGCCGATATTACTGTTAACGATTGGACGGTCATCTTCAATAATCACATACAGCGAGCTAACCGCTTATCGTTTGATATCAGTTATCTTGACGTATTAAATATTTATTTTGGCGGGTTAAAATACGGACTCAAAAACCTTACCGAACTCAACCTCTCGGCTATACGTCCCTCCTATACTATATCATCCGGCATACAGGAAGTGAAATCAGATACATTAACCCTCAGCTATCAAGGAAATGCTCTGGACCTTATACAACAACTGACTGACAGTACAAACCGCTCTACAAATCATAATATCAAAGCCACATTTTCCGGATTTACAACTGTGCTGCCGGGTAACAGTCGTTCATCAATTAAAGCTCGTCACATGCAATATCAAGCAAGCATTCCACCGGATCGCCCATTGTCACTTTTCAATATCGCCCATCAGATTTCGGCACAAAATATTGTATGGTCCCCTACCTCCTCACAACAGCAAAAATACAGCTTTATCATTAAAGGACTGGGATATCCCACTGATACTATACCTTTTAAATCATTTAATATCAGTACTTCACCTACAAAAAAGTCCCGGTTGAAAGCCATTAATTGGATCCTCCAATCAGAACTTGCACTCATCTCAAGCTCGGGATTTCTACAAACTTACCGACCAATTGGTAATTCAGCATTTCAGGATACTAGAATTACTATTACTGATCTTTCACCGTCGTTCCAAAAAACATTGGAAAATATTGAAACCCTTTTTTCTTTTTCTCTTCCAAAGACGAAAAAGGGTATCCAAATACCTCTCCAAGGTACCATTGCTGACCCATCGATTTCATTGGATAATTAA